The segment TTGCTACTTGCAGCTAGCTTGCCCATCCATCATCGCTCCTGCAGACCACTCCTGTAGCTACATACATTAACAAGGACCACTTTATAAATAACAGGAGGCCATGTCCATGGGCATTCAGATTCAGTAGCTCTGGCCCTACGCGAGGAGAAAAGCGATCCAGCCTTTGCATTGATCAATCACAGTCACACCAAGCCGAGGACAAGAGTACCAATCAAAGGATTAACATTGCTACTGTTGACGAAACTGGCGAGTTTCTATGAACAAATATGTATGGATAAATTAAAATCCATTGCATTATTtacatattttatttttgtggtTATGTATGTAGTCAACTGGTATACAAATACTGCTAGTTGCTTGTAAGCAACACATGCAATTCATTTCCTTGGCATATCTCTAGTCTAATGAAAGTACAATAATACCACTACTACGATCAGATTATTTCACAGATGAACACACATTGTCAGCGGAACCGGTAGAATTTATGCATAACCTGCCAACTGCAGGACCCAACGAACGAATAATAGCATATACCACCTCGAAAATGTCAAATTAAGAGCAAACAAAACCACAAGAAAtcaccaaatatatatatatatcttcccccGGCGGCCGCGGCCCTTCATCAGCAGGGGAGGACACACAGAGCGTGTCACCAGGCTAGAGGCTCCGGACGACGACTCCTGCTCGTCTTCACATTCTTCTAATACCTCGCTCGCCCGGGTATGGCAGAgtccggtggcggcggcggcggcgtagaGGACGCCGGCTGCCTGCCACCGAGCCACACAAACAACGGTGGTGATGGCGCCGGAAACCTGCCGCCGAGCCACGCCAACGGCGGTGGTGATGGCGCCGGCAGCACGTGGGAGATAGAGGAGCTGGAGGAGCCGGACGATCGGCCGCCGCGgagcgtcgccgtcgccgcggccTCCACCGCGTCCTCCGGTGCCGACGACGACGTGTACGTGGCGGTCGGCAAGGGCGGCTCCAGCATGGCCGCGCTGTCCTGGGCGCTCCGACGGCTCACCAAGCCGCGGAGCTTCGTCTACCTCGTGCACGTCTTCCCCGTCGTCACCAGCATCCCCACCCCATGTGAGCCATCTACTACAGTACTTGATTTTGATTGGTCTCTCTCCTCTTCTACTCAATTCTCATGGCCTTCTTCCTCATATGTTACATCATCTTCGTTTCTAGTAGTATAACATGTAGCACAGATTAGCTACGACTCCTATGCAATTTTGATGATTATAGCATTCAGATTGCCTCTGATTAGTAGTGTTCCGTTTGGAACAGGACTATTTTTTCCCCCTTGACTCTCATAGGATAGGGATCGATCAAACTGGCAAACTGCTTCCTCCGAAATTCTTGGCTTACAGCCAGGCTTTGTGGCCTCAAAAACATCGATCATTCGATCATgtcagagcatctccaaaggctttgACAAATTAACTTGACATTTGTTGCTATTTGTaaactcccataacaaaatgcaaagataaaaataggtcatctccaagggaattggcatttggacttggcaaaggaCAAAAATAGAAGGTCTCCAAACGCGCGCGCTTTTCTCAcgcgtgactttgctcgcgcgatcgggtttgcaaagtcgtccacagcttggcatttttaccaagtttgctcccttatttgccaagttgcccaaattgcaaactccaaatgcaaaaccgttggatacctcttttaGATCTTTTTagcaaattactcaaatgcaaacctTAAATGTAAaatccttggagatgctctcacAATATACTTCACCCTTCCTCAACCCAACTTGAACAAAATGTGTTTAATTTGCTCACTAGCTAATGGAAAAGTAAGAGTGAAATGAATGAAGACTAATACCGTAACAACTAGTAGTAAGACGACACAACGCTGCAATTTGCAAACAAAGTCTTGTTTAGGGTCGCCAATCAATCAATAAAGATGACGATGGTCGTGATGGAAGACGACGGTCCAGTTCTTGCACTGGTATTTTCGAGATTGATTTTGTTCGCCTGACTGAAACTTTCAAaggtgtcgtcgtcgtcctcacggGCCGGGAGTTCCCTTTGGAGCCTTGTAACCTCTTGTGCCAAGAATACATTGGGTTTGGCCCCGACGCAAAGCTGCAGCAGCAAAGCTCCAAACGGTTGATGCTGACCTTGTAGGGGATGGGAGTCGGAGACACATTATGCTGACCTCGTCCTAATTGtatttttcttttcaatttTCGTTGGCAAACGAATAATGGGGTTGGGATCTGTTTGGTGATCAGCATGGTTCCTGTCAAATTATTGGGTTCTAATCAAACTGTTTCCAGTGAAATTCTTGGGTTATAATCAGAGGCTTGTGGTTTGATCATGAACCAAACCTGAGTTTCGCTTTAGTGAAgcacttagaatccattctcaaagatcatatatgcatgcatccaTTATTTGAGATTCTAATGCTAACGAGATTCGTGGACCATACAGGAATAATACTGGATGCCAAAAACAAAGTAGCTTTGTGATGCGATGCCCCTTAGAGTAGAGCGCATAGTATGCGATGTGATGCTATAGAGCTAGACTGCCTGCCACTGAAGTGTGAACAAGATCAGCACGGTAGGATTCCGTTCTGCCACCTTTTAGTCCTGACAAAATGGCACAAAGATGAAAATAGACTTTCAGCTGGTTCAGTAACTAATACatacaaaaggaaaaaaaacaaaaaagatagaTGTCCTAGTTTCTGAACGTGTTACTGTCCATTTCTGCGATTGATGATGATTTAAGCAATATTCAGTTAAAAAGGGTAATTTGTGACGAATCTGACACACTGTCAATTTCTGAAATAGTAGGAATGATGCCTAAGAGCCAAGCAAGCCCAGAGCAGATCGAAACTTACTTGAATCAAGAGAGATCAAAGAGGCGACAGATGCTGCAGAAATTCTTGGACCAGTGCCGCAAATTTCAGGTAAGCAGCTGGACCACCATTTCGTTACCAATTCTGATTTCTCAACAAGTTTTCAGTTTTGATATCACTATTTTCATATTCAGGTTACCGTTGATGTGTACCTCATCGAGAGCGATCAGATTGCTAATGCAATCATCGAACTTGTTCCTATTCTGCACATTAAACTGCTAGTGTTAGGGGTTTCAAAGTCAAATGTGCGGTAAGGTCTACCAGGCCTTCAATTAACAGAAACACAAAATTGTGTGCATGCCACTCCTGCCTGCAAATATATGCTGAATCTGTCAAAATGAACACAGGAAGATGAAGAGAGGAACCACAATAGCAGGACAGGTACAGAAGAGCACACCCCTCTACTGTGAAGTCAAGATCATCTGCGATGGCAAAGAGGTGACGACGGAGACGACCGCTGACCCAACACCACCACTGTCACCTTCTCCTGTTAACAACAACAGCAGATCCAACAACCCGACACCACCATCATCTACACCAAATCACGATAAAACAGGTGCAAATGGTGACAGAAAATACAATGAACccagagagagaaagaaaatcACAAAGTTTCTGAGATGTTTCTCGTTATGATTATTTGTCATGTTCCTGTTTCATTTACCTTCTCAGAGCTAGCACACTGTATGCATCATGATTGGACAGTATAAGTTTGTGATTATCATTTTTGCCAATGCTTCTGTTACTGGAAGTTCTTGACTTCTTGTGTACAAAAAGAGATtttcatgtacatgtggaaacCTTTTAgcattttgtagatttttttttttttgtgattaaGAGTTTATTTTCCTTTCCACCCCTTTCCTTCACTAGATGAAATGAAGAGTTGTATTTAACTGTAAAGAGTAAGAAAACACATGAAAATTACAAGATAAAACATGTAGGAAACCAGAGAGTATCTTCCTCAGAAGAAAGCTTAGTACTTCCAGCTGGTCAAAATAGCAAACGCAGGCAACACAACACTTCTATGTGCAGCCAGAAGAATGGTACACTGTTTACTCATGTAGCCAGAAGACAGCCTAGTTAAACCTGATTgagacaaggagtatgggatagTACACATGGCTCTGTAAGTACTCAGCAGTCAACCCATTTATAAGCAGATTTTTTTGGCTGGCTTCTGCAAGTTAGGGATGGGATTATGAAAAACCAGTAAGTTGTGTCGACAAATGAATGCTTCTTATGCCACCATGTCTTGTCAAACTTATGCTGCTATAAGTCATAAGTGCCAAGGAACTGCTACTTGTTGTTCATAACATAAGTCTGTTGAGGGCATTACTTAAACCAAACAACCTAGCAAAATTTGTTACTGAGAGTGGTTCAGTACAGTCTAACACATTATAATGCATAGATAAAATCTATACATTCATAACAGTAGAACTGTGATCAGTAttaactgaaaaaaaaaatgttgcATGCGAAAGAACTTTTGCTAAGAAAGAAAACCAAACCTATGAAGAACTAGACAGTATTGTAAATGAATTTTTTCTAAGAAAGAAACTCAGACAAAACTATGAAGAACTAGATAGTATTGTAAATAAGAAGAAATAGAACTCAAACTAAGCTACCTCTTGAGAAGGAATAATAGTTGCTGCCAGAACTTGCAGTCATAAATACAAGCTGCATATAACTGAACGAGGTATGCATATAATGTTGGCAATCCGGCCACCTGCAGAGGTGAGCAATAAGCTCACTCACCCACACTCTCATAACTCACGGCTAGAGGTAGAAGATGAACTGAGCTTGAGCACAGGCACAGCACAAGCACAAGCCTGCAGGTGCAGCAACTTAAGTACTGAACTAGTTGCCTCTTTGCATTGCCTAGAGTATTTATACAAGTACACCTACTGCTAGTACAAGAGGACATGGCTGAGATCAGCCGCTCAACATCTATGTAATCGCTGAGGTAAGGCACTAGGTTGGCCTATTGCCATACCTCTCTAGTAGATACAAGGGCAGCAGGATTGGCCTATTGCCAACTCCTTGTTGCAGAAAAACAAAGAGAGGGAGCAGCAGATTATCTTACATATAACACTGGGTAAAGATTTTGACTCAGTGCACTGTAACATGTTGAGGAATGCAGATTGAAACATCCACGTGTTCATTTTAAATAATAGAAACATGTTGACAGGAACAAAACTCTAACTATCATTCATTTCCAAACACAGATGCAAGCATCCTACTTTATCCAATTGCTACAAAGAAAATTCGTCCTATTCCCCTAAAAGAAACCAAACTCTAAATAGTTATCACCACCATTCTGGGCAGCACTCTCTGATGTTGACACAGGCTGCTTCGGGGGCTTCTCAATGTCAAAATGCCTTGGAACCTCTGGAGGACTCGCACAGCGTATCAATGCCCAGTTCACACCCTCAAAAAATGGGTGCTGTTTTATCTCGGTGGCACCACGCTTAAAACCCAATCGTTGTTGGGGCTCTTTGACCAGGAGACTTCTTATTAAATCCCTAGCTGGGAAGCTCACAACTGGATATTCAGGGAAACGCAAGGGCTGACCAATGACATTGAACAGTGTCGCCCGGTTCCCCGTGCCTTTGAATGGTGTTTTCCCAAACAGGAGCTCATATAGGAATATACCAAAGGTCCACCAGTCAACAGCACTACCATGACCCTCACCTTTGATAATCTCGGGTGCCAAGTACTCATGTGTACCAACAAATGACATCGATCGTGCATCACTAGGTTCTGCTATAAGCTCAGGCCATGGGCTCACCTGGTTGACAACTTCAAGCTTCGGTTTTCGAACTTTCTTTGATTTAGAAAACAGTCGTGGGCCAAAGCATGCCGTGGGAGCTGTGCATGATGGCTGCATCACACAGGATGGCTGAACACAAGCTTGTTGAGCACTATGAGTTTGGTTATACTTCTTAAGTGATTCTGGAACGGAGTTAGACAACCTGATCAGTATTGGGCTCACTGCACAACGAAGGGAGAGGTCGAAATCCGTTAACATGATGTGTCCATCCTCACGGATAAGGACATTTTCTGGTTTGAGATCCCGATATATGATACCGAGCATGTGCAGGTACTCCAATGCTAGGAGAATTTCAGATACATAGAATCTGCAATTCAAAAGCAAATTTAGTTAAGTAAAACAGCTCACTAGCTCAGGAAAAACTAAAACTACACGGTTCACTTAGCAGAAATAAACATAGATGAAAAATGGGCAATTCAAGAGGTATAATATATAGTATTTGTGCAAGCTGTTTGGTGAATTTTGGTAAATATATGAATGCAAGCTGCaataaattaaataataatATCAGTTTGTGTCCATGCATTTTCACTTTTGCATATGCTTCTTT is part of the Sorghum bicolor cultivar BTx623 chromosome 10, Sorghum_bicolor_NCBIv3, whole genome shotgun sequence genome and harbors:
- the LOC8076418 gene encoding uncharacterized protein LOC8076418 isoform X2, with protein sequence MAESGGGGGGVEDAGCLPPSHTNNGGDGAGNLPPSHANGGGDGAGSTWEIEELEEPDDRPPRSVAVAAASTASSGADDDVYVAVGKGGSSMAALSWALRRLTKPRSFVYLVHVFPVVTSIPTPLGMMPKSQASPEQIETYLNQERSKRRQMLQKFLDQCRKFQEDEERNHNSRTGTEEHTPLL
- the LOC8076418 gene encoding U-box domain-containing protein 35 isoform X1; translation: MAESGGGGGGVEDAGCLPPSHTNNGGDGAGNLPPSHANGGGDGAGSTWEIEELEEPDDRPPRSVAVAAASTASSGADDDVYVAVGKGGSSMAALSWALRRLTKPRSFVYLVHVFPVVTSIPTPLGMMPKSQASPEQIETYLNQERSKRRQMLQKFLDQCRKFQVTVDVYLIESDQIANAIIELVPILHIKLLVLGVSKSNVRKMKRGTTIAGQVQKSTPLYCEVKIICDGKEVTTETTADPTPPLSPSPVNNNSRSNNPTPPSSTPNHDKTGANGDRKYNEPRERKKITKFLRCFSL